The window ttaggtttaaatatcatatcggaacttttaaactaatttgttTGGGTGTTTCATACCGTTTTCATTAGCTATGAAAATCTATATCGATGACTATGATGTCAAGTAAGATGATTACTTTTAATAAActattgatttcatttttagttaacGACTATAcgataaatttatgttttatgataTAACTTAAGGTTTAtcgttttctaaattttgatattggCGCATTCTCGTTTCTCGACTTATATGCTTTAGGCAATTCATTCACATAGATTTTATAATGCTAtaagttgaaatattttatgattcaTTAAGGTATTTatatttgtctattttttGGGTTTATGATTCATCGTGAGagtatttgttaaaaaaaaaattgtagagcTTGTTCTAAACAAATGTTGTACTTgcattctttttctatattattttatgctaaattgttaaaaaaagatGCACATAAATTTTGTGGTTCGTGTTAAAATTGTATCCAACTTTCGAAAGTTTACAAAATGCTCATAAACATTCGAGAATGGTTCATAAATACACCTACCCATAGTTTTGAAcgaaaatcttaaatttttgtttaaaaaatatcagaaatatcattaaacttaaaataaaaaactcaaTGGTACACAACAcacttaaaaacaaataattagatattttatttttgatattCATAGTTTATTCTATGCATAGATTTCTTTAACAAACCATTATTCTTCATAAAAATCACCCATGGtacaattaataattaatattaatgataaaaacaCAAGTATTAATTTCGTGgtattttaaaagtgttaatttaatcatatcaAAACCGccaaaatatttcattcaatataACATTTTCACAACTAAGcatttatactaattattgGTATCGtggaaacaaatttcattataaatatattattgaagaaTTATCGAATGATAcgaatatttttatatttcaatacaTTAATGgagtttataaaatttaaaacaaatatcaaatacaaaattgtaaaagttttaaaattaaaaaaagtgtacatagatataaacataattttgaatcagttttaattaattacatataactcataatattttatccgaatattaacatttatatataattaaagctaaaaaagataaatagttataaacaataagacaaaataaatttaagacagagtttaataaatttaaatttggttatattacgtaaatagttttaatattttgatattttttaaaagaatacgaaaatatatataaagaaaagaaaattaattgataacaTTTTGGATCAAATTCAACGGACTAAAGTGGTAATTTGACACAAATCCAAATAAAATGGTAACTGAACAAGAACAGATCAAATCGACGCTTCACTTCCGAAACGCTAATCAATCGTCAATCATCGATTTCATCAGAAgcggaagaagaagaagaagaagaagtagtaGGTTCTGTAGGGTAAGATTCTCCTCGGGTGGAAGAGGATGTCATGTTGTTCGTCCTTATCCGCGGCTCCTTCATCTATGTCTTTGATTACCAACCGCAAATTCACGAGTTCTGTCAATAAACCTCTGATTGTTTCCATGAATTCTCGCTTCAGAGCTTCTGCAGAAGTTCCCGATTTTCTTCCTGCTGACTGGTGCGcataaatttctcttttctctgattcattttcatttctcgAGTTTTGGCGTCGCAGTTTTGTATAGCAGAGTTTGATCTCGAGAGAAAtaggaagatgatgatgattatgTTATTATTCGATTGTGTATCCACATGCCTGAATTTTCGACCAACTCGTGCTTTTATCGAGAAAGATGACGATTGTGTTTGGTTTTGATCAATCAGGCTTCCCCGTTTGGTTAATGCgacaaatttcttctttatgtCTCATTCAGCGACGTTAACGTATATAGGCATAAATCTTCGCacagaaactaaattttttcttcataggATTGTTCGTGACGAGTTAATAATTTTACCTGGTGATGGAATTCAGATTCCTGCTTTAGTTTCTCCATTCTTCCTCGGGCCAAAAAGTTTCATGAAAACTAAATATCTCCACTCATACTCTTCTGCAGGCACGATGCACACAAGAAGGATCCTATAGGTCCAAGACTACATGTAACTGTTCAACTATGCAAGTTAGTACTagattttgtagttttttctcTGTCAAGATCTTCATCTTGAAACTATCTATATAGTTCACTGCAGAAGAAGCTATTCAACACCAGCTAGATGCTCTGAGATACAATGATCGTCCCCACCAAGATTATGGAATTGAAGTCATGTACCAGGTAGTGAATTATgaagattttttgttttttttgtttttctttcatattgaATACTTGTTTATTGACATGGTGGTCCGTAAATTAAACATATCTCAACAAATCACAGTTTGCAGGGTTCGATCCTCTTCGAAGGTCAACATATTTTGGTCCCTTCTTTGATTTGGGACAGGTATCATTTGAAACTTCAGCAATTTATACGTGCAATACTGTATCTGCTCGGTGTTTTCATGATTTGCTACATTTTTGACAGTGCAGTTTGAAAGATTTAGACGAGTATTCCACCATTCAACTTATCGTGTATTGTTAGGCcataaagagagaaagatcTTGAGCAGTTTGTTTGTAGAGGAGGTAAATCATGCTCCATATTGGACTTGAttgattcatatatttattatcagACATGCTTAAGTTCAGCTCTATTCagcttctttctttctttctttctttctttctttcttttttatactttctttGCCTGTAAATTTATTTCTGTGGAATAATATTGTGCCGATTTACAAACTCTGAAACAGAACCGATTCAAGCAGCGGGTATGGATACGAGGTTGTCGCCccaaggaagaagaaatatttcaattcaCCATGGTTCAGGTTAGGCAATGCCACTTTTAATTGGTTGGGACTTGGGATTGATCGTTAGTAGTTCTGCACACAAATTCTTATTTCActaaactttataataaagGAATTCTTACGattattaagtttttaattgttcTCTCATCAAAGAACATCTTTGGAGAATTTGAACCTGATATTGTCTTCCATTCCCAACCGAACATGCTTTCTTGGACTTCAATTAGCTGCCATTATATAACTATTGTTTCTTTCGGGGATCAGCCGTGACTATTACATGTACAGGTTGAAACTATTATATGTCTATCTACATCATTGCATCCTGCATGCTacatataatacatatattgaTATTCGTGAGTGTTTGGTCAAGTCCAAGTACCCTAACTATTCTCACCGGACACCTACAGTATCAAATTGTACATATGAATATTGTTGAAAAGAGGCCTACAGTCACCCGGCAAGGACACGACGTGCCACATACATGCTAAATGACATTGTTTAAGTTGAGAGTACTTGTAGAAATATGAATACACAGCCTTGAATAATGAAAGGAATTTTGGCGTTGATTTGCAGAGGGTTGGGGGCTCGTGGGATGGGTATTGGCTTACAGAGAGTTTACTAAACGATGGGGATGCATTTAGTGGAGGCTTAGCTTATTAAGGAAAAGGACGTGGTGCCACAATTGGTTGGCTGGTTAGCAACCTTAGCACGGTATTGTTCCTTGTATA of the Cucumis sativus cultivar 9930 chromosome 3, Cucumber_9930_V3, whole genome shotgun sequence genome contains:
- the LOC101205248 gene encoding uncharacterized protein LOC101205248 isoform X2 encodes the protein MSCCSSLSAAPSSMSLITNRKFTSSVNKPLIVSMNSRFRASAEVPDFLPADWHDAHKKDPIGPRLHFTAEEAIQHQLDALRYNDRPHQDYGIEVMYQFAGFDPLRRSTYFGPFFDLGQFERFRRVFHHSTYRVLLGHKERKILSSLFVEENRFKQRVWIRGCRPKEEEIFQFTMVQYQIVHMNIVEKRPTVTRQGHDVPHTC
- the LOC101205248 gene encoding uncharacterized protein LOC101205248 isoform X1, with the translated sequence MSCCSSLSAAPSSMSLITNRKFTSSVNKPLIVSMNSRFRASAEVPDFLPADWHDAHKKDPIGPRLHFTAEEAIQHQLDALRYNDRPHQDYGIEVMYQFAGFDPLRRSTYFGPFFDLGQFERFRRVFHHSTYRVLLGHKERKILSSLFVEENRFKQRVWIRGCRPKEEEIFQFTMVQRVGGSWDGYWLTESLLNDGDAFSGGLAY
- the LOC101205248 gene encoding uncharacterized protein LOC101205248 isoform X3, translated to MQFTAEEAIQHQLDALRYNDRPHQDYGIEVMYQFAGFDPLRRSTYFGPFFDLGQFERFRRVFHHSTYRVLLGHKERKILSSLFVEENRFKQRVWIRGCRPKEEEIFQFTMVQRVGGSWDGYWLTESLLNDGDAFSGGLAY